ataattaacgGTGTAGCGTGAGGCCGGCTttagttatttttcttgaaGAATTCTGGTTAGtggaacaattaaataaatttaactatatttctaatttcctaaaaaacacataataaattCAAGGCATAATAgcccaaataacaaaaaaaaaaataataaaaaatgaaaatgttttaaggaatattatataaataggctTTGCAAAATTTgtcttaatttaataacaattcgCAACAATTTtagcaaataatatacattatatatattaagtattattcataagtattaaagttaaaattactCATATCATATTACGTTTGTTCTAACAACCATTGTAtcctactatatatttataagttgtcGACACAAATGTTATATTCAACCTTCAACATAATGAACTTCATACATCTGTTTACTCTCTTAGAACTATACATGGCACATTACTTCATTACATATGACTGTAATGGACCTAAAATCAATATAACATCATTCAATAGCCTCACTGTGGAACCATGCGAACCACCATCAAAAATCAATGCCCAACCAATTCAAAGAATTCAACTCTTACAAAAAACAGATGCCTATCAAATACCTTATAAAGCATGCtcgataaaaataaactattttataagtaggtgttcacttttaaaaaaaactcaaatggTAGAAAATGGATTCTTCACAAAAATAGCTGAATTAGGCAGTGCTCGGTGCTTCGAACTACACCAGAGGGCAGAGACTAACATTAGTAACATATAGcttattcaaatttgtatattcCATGGGTGGAGGACCAGGATATACGGCATTAAAGACTGGAGAAGTTATCTACTTGCTAAAATGTAAGCCAGTAGAAGAAGAAATATCATCAACGATATGTTATGACGAATTaccagttatttataataaccaaTCATTCTTTATGGCACCAAAAACGAGAACTCTACAAAAATTCGGAACAGAACTagattttaatcatatattaccATCTGCATTTTTACTTGACAGAGAATGGTACACTACATTACAAAATGTTATGGAAGTAAAAAGACCACAGAACCTCGAACCTTCAATGAAATGGACATGGGCTTACAAaagtattgaacatttaatgaCCACAGGAATTTACAATTATGAAACTATGAAGAATTTTCGACAATATTTAGTACTACCCCAAGAAATAGAAGCATCAGAAAAAATTTGGCAAGACAAACCATGGGTTTCACAATAATGGATCATAGACTAAATCTAAATTCATTAGTTGACGAAAACACTATTAGCAATATGGttgacaataaatttaaaaaatgtgggtTGGTTGACCGTTTTTGGTGAATTTATATCCGGTATTCCGGCTTATTAGGACTATTCTTTATATGGAAAATAATTCTAACTTGCATTAATACAGGACTCAACATTTCTCTTTTATACCAGACTTTCAGTTTAAGCATAAAACTAGTAGCAGGGATATTTACAAACATCCCTCATTTCATTATGCACAATGCTAGACAAGAACAACAAGAACGAAAACAAGAGCAAAATCAACCATTATTAATTTTGGATCAAAATCACAGCCCACAAGACAAAATCAATATATCAAacataaattcaaaacaaaaaggtggataagtggatattgctctgctgtacagtaggttactagtgggtcactgtaatggatggtgttaaatttgaattcaatgatataatatcattgtataagaaaaacgattctgagcgaaaacggccagactgcctatgatattaccaagtatatttgatgatattattgtgaataaagtaatttatatataacctatttacgtggagccttgttgtaaattttcaatccttagccatcaaagttaaacattttatacatttttaactacaaaataattaataaattataaatttgataaatgttgtcaacatttgaactttaaatgcttataaaaaaaaattcttcctatgtatttttaatatttttcaactgctattagaacgttatatcaggagccttatattaaattttcacacttttttacccaacaaataaaattttattgatatttatagaaaaaaaaactaaaataattgaaaactgacaatgtccgtaaacagctcaaaaagagtcaaaatattttcaaaatgttatggtgtatagaaaatgctaatataaacattcagtgaaattttcaagtatccatggttatttgttttagagttaaaccaaaaaccaaaatcgattttctcgaaaacagattttgcgtaaaaattcccgtttttccttaatttttcttttgtttttcacgtcgcttttgaaaactattgggaaatttttactctTGACCGCCCAAACTacgtactaactagattcactttcctatcagaaaagttactgttgaagaaaattcaagtacttttactgtcctaaaagcataggcgcaaataggggggggggctttaggggctaagcccccccaaACACTTCAATAGCCCTcccaaacatttcctacattttttttaagctttatCATGGATTATGATGCAAAATTCGTGTTCGTATTTTTAAGATTAGGTATGTACCTCGTAAatgaacaaattttatttatcgtggtattatttttatttttattgtacattgAATACTTGTAGCCATAAACCATAATACCTACCAAGAACTAaggataataagtaataaggaataactaataagcattcttatttcttattacGGAGTCTGTTGTTGCAGCTCATATTGATATACCATTTGGCTGTTATACttttacgtaatattttatacgcctATACGGgctatagtataataactaataggttatcagttatcactaataGACTATAGACAGTATCACTATTCACTTTGGTGAGCTGCGGGCCGCGGGGACGTGCATTTATGCGTTAAACGCACCTTTGTTAAAAATAGAATATCCGGGGAGTCCAAATAAACCGCACATGGCAATGATGTACCACATATTTTCGCCGATTTAGTAACTTAGCAATATTGAATATCGAAAAAGATATTAAAGTAGATACtgaaacaatattaaacacGTTTGCTAAATCTAACCGAAGAATACagctctaaaaatgtataaggtacatttttaaaataaaaatgtgttctataattatattattttgttgttaattgtTGCTCTAAAGCCATACTTACAGTAATAATTCCtattgttttcctaaaatttatgtgttgtataatgtatattatatattataaacataattttgacaactattataagtacctacatgaaatagcacatttaaaaaaaaaaatgtttagtaagtGTTATTTTCtgtcaatattgtaattaagtaagcagtatacaatatacctatatgttgtattaaaaattttttttggtgttaATTACTTGTATAAATGCTTCAATGCTTCATTTAGTAGCTAGGgcttcagcccccccccccaaatctcaaacgctatttgcgcctatgcctaaaaggtgatgacagacataaaaataaaaaaaaaaacacacatcattgtaaaatcaatacattcatcgcttcgctcagaatctataaaAAATCATTCTGTGTATGGTTtaggaaaaaaagtatttgaagaTGTTGATTAACATTTACATGTTCTTTTGAAAAgtatactaaatatttgtttttgtaaaaatatgaatatatatttaaattaaatacatttcaatagtttaattaacaagaatattgaatataagttTGTACTACTTTGTAGCTCTTAGTAAATGATCcccaaatttttacttttgaccccccaaagtaccaactagattcactttcctatcagaaaagttactgttgaaggaaatccaagcacttttactgtcctaaaaggtgatgacagacacaaaaataaaaaaataaaaaaaaaacacacatcattgtaaaatcaatacattcatcgcttcgctcagaatctaaaacaaacaCCAGAAGATTATCCATATAAATAAGGTGAGGCACttcaaaaaaattgaaccaCACAGTCATATGcatgaatctaaaaaatactCAACCTATGTCCATAATTACCACACCATACTATGTAtcatcttatataaaaaaaaatttaattaatccaTAATTGTTGCATATCCatcataagtaatattattattataggtacctaagtatatatctaattatctaaacttatattatttcttaaatatattttataaatgtaaaagaaaagttataatattatcgcgatatgttatacattattctttatttgtattattaacattatgtatcaacatttttaatatttattatattttaatccaataaaaaaagggcaaatcacaaaaaaaactgAGCTAGAtgtaatgatatacatataatatatatatgtcatatttaattatacttatcaaacgacatttaaatttaaagatcatatacattataatattatacatccaaTTAAATTaggatatcaaattatattcattacagtaaattactatagttcacatcaatttatataataactttaattaaaacatttagaattaaaacaataaatgaaatgttacatcagatacaattataattacacacgcacacacacacaaaatatcACATATAAGGAGGCTAGTCATTACCCATCCCAGTGGCAGTGTTTCTCCGGCCATGAAAGTATACGTGTCATTATCATACCTTTTGTATAGATGTTAAAAACGCGAGTTTGAAGACTACGCAGACATTCTGTGCAAAaggatattactatataataaattaactattatattaaatgtgaatgtcatatgttaaataaataaagtcaatagttataaaccaataaaatgtggttttttattatttgaaaatatttgttttataattaattagctaactatatgattaattatattaatttagagtagtttattatataataatcatgagTACCAGAAGTGGTGGTTCTAATTGTGCTATTGCAACGTGTGATTTGTATTCCggcaaaacaaaacaaattggaATGACTGATATTTCGTTTCAcaggtatttattaatttttattttatcaatgatgcttaaactgcataatatagttattaacgtgtttaaatttttatagttaattaaaattacttatttttataattcacaaGACCTACTTAGTAGGTAGCATAATATTCCGATGATATAAATTAACacattcatttgttttgtattattaattagtaactattgttaattaattagattataatttttaggtttCCAAAAGATCCTGATGTCCAGAAAATATGGACCCTAAAGTGTAAACAGAGACTCCTGGAATCCCAGTAAATCTTACATTtgttctaaacattttaaatcagaAGACTTTGTTCGTGATTTAAAATCTGAACTTATGGGAATCAAAACTGTCAGAAGATTAAAACCTGGTTCTGTACCAACACTCAACCTTCCTACCTGTTTATCATCTGAAACACAGCGTGCTTTAGAACATAGAAGTAgaattaaatcaaaatcattaaaagaggtatttatattatacagtaatttaacttaataataatttgccagttttgtatttatgaataatataaaaaataattttttttcataaacttaaaaatatatataggtaggaaatgaattattaattcttTTTATTTCAGTCTCATGATCAGTTAATTGCCACTACTCTTGACACAGAGCGAATGGTATCCAAAGTAATATTTGATGAAGCTAACAATTTCGCTAACAATGACCAAAATTGTAATCCAAATTATGAAGAAATGTACAATGAGTTATCAAAAGTAATCAAAGaacatcaaaatttaaaaaattagaataaaaaattgaaaatcattcaaaaaatctgatttgaattataaaaatattaatgaaaatctCAGACTAATTTAGAGGATTATCAGAAACTAACTGATTCATTAAAAATGACAAAACAATCAATAAACAACCACTGGAAGCATTAGTTTCAATAACATCCACTAAACTCAGCGTGTGACATAAACTTTCCAAAGAACATTTAGTATGTGAAGGATCGCAACGACAAAAAGTGAAATTAGCTACCCAACTTATTTCTCATACAACTGTGACGGCACTAAaacattatgaaaatgtataaaaaattaaacagtgACACAGCTGAGTTTATTGaactaattaataactggtTTGATTTAGCTAATGTATCTTATCCTGATGACCATTCAACTCCATTCAAAGCTCCATATGGACTGTTTTTAGAGGAATAAAATGCCCTTTTGAATAAAGTTtacgaattcatttttaatatgagATGCATTAATAAAAGCAATCTTCAACTTTTTCAAAAAGCTCTTTTAATGAACATTAATGGAACTCGGAAACTTCTCACTATAGTACAAGAacatggataaaaatatttattaacagcCAAATCTAACCAAGATGCGCTAGAAAATCTGTTCGGTCAAGTACGTACTAGAGGTGGTCTAAATGATCATCCGTCACCTTTAAATGCTTTAAACAGGTTGAGGATGTTCATTTTGGTCACAAATCCTGGTGTTGTTTCGACCTCTTCTAATACTAATGATAAGAACCAAGAAAAATTTATGGTGGCAAACACATTTaagcaaattaatttaaaaataacaaacaatgaAAAGAATGAAGACACCgacacagacacagacacagacacagacacagacacaATTAATGAGAATAAGTCTGAAAATGTAAATGAAATGACACAAGATGCAACTGAATATTTAGCTGGGTGGATAGCAAAGAAGTATAGAATCAAGTTTCCTGAACTTGGCTGCACTACAACACAACTCAATACTTCCTGCGTCAACGATCACAATTACCAATTACCGACATGGATTGAACATCTATCGTATGGAGGTCTGATAGTCcctagtaattattttaaaacaaagatttttagaatagaaaaactttttagaaaaattaccaAACGTCAAATCCCTAGAGGACCAAGTGTTGTATAACAActaacacataaaatatttaatagaatggATATTGATGAAAAGTATTATCCTGTTATACAGGCATATGTGAAACAGAGAATTTTCATTCGAATGAAATTAACATCCAAAAATCAGAAGACTTTAATAACAAAAAGGAAAGCAAAATCTCAATTACTAAAGCTACAAAAGTTACAAAGAATTATGACTTAATTAATAACTGAGATGTACAcggtttatttataaaacaatataattcataatgttattgtaatatttgtatttatatgaaataatattaaaaatgtatgtatacaacTTGCAGATTGGTTTCTTTGTTgtcttctttatttatttattgatagtttTCTAATTACatgcataacatttttatttattggccAATTACaatcggtataatatattatattatgcaagaaagtataaaatatttttcagaaagttgatttttcattattaatatttgttgaaagaaaaaaaaaatcaatcgtttttacaaattttagtttcgttaaattttatttatcatgtaaaaatacaaaataggtacctacaacatattatgtttgaactttttgtagttttattaaCTTCCGTAAGTATTTTTACCTTATTATTTTACTACCAGTCAAATGATATATTACATGCTGAATATAGCTGTTAGTTAAATAGTAGGAGCTATTTGTGGTATATACAGTGTACTCTCAATAATTTGAACCTTGGTAACTATAAATTCTCGACTtctcgaacaaataaaattctcCTTCAAATAACATTTACACATCAAGGTTTTGAtaactcaacatttttaataagtcAAAATTTTTTTCCACCGTGGGCCGTGAGCTTCGAGGTACCGAGAGTAcactgtattaaaaataaatatatattcgataatcataacttattttataattaaatttattttatatttaaatcaaatgaataattcattaataattaagttatcaAAATCCTGAATGTACATTAAGGGGATCGCATCATACGTATTTTTCGTatgttttagaccaataagcggtagtaaaatatgcatactTCCGAAtgtctgattttaatttttaatacatgtaTGTACTCTTTGACAAAATTACTAGGCTTTCTAGGAAGTCgactttcaattttcaattttaaaggaccttaaaattaagaaattagttttaaaaaacctcatgaaataattgcattacatttatgtttattttgggAACATCtggttttaaatcaaaaaagcggTTCCTACAAAGCATAGTCtagaaggttaggttaggttagaaagTATGTAAaacatgattttattaattattatactgtcgAAAATAAGTAAATGGCACATTGTACGGCAGTCGATTGTTCCGGCAACGACGTGGACAAGGAACGGTACAGGGGGAAACGTTTTGTTTACATGACTTTGAGGCAACCTGTATATTCTATTAACCTTGCGTTACACCGACATTTGTTATtttcgtcttacaagtgtgtacCATACCAAATTTTACGTCCAGCAAATCACGCTTAGCTCtgttactttaaaaattagagtgaactATAGTGAAAGTTATAGTGAATTacctcttatacaatttaaaggtaagataaATATCTAGGGGATCCCATAAgctttatgttatatattaattttaaagtgacttaggagtatttaaaaattataaattgtttttatatcttaaaatactcataactcgcttcaaaattgaaatataacaaaaagcctataagatgccctagataataatcttacctttaattttataagaggtaattcactataatttttaaacaaacagaCCTAAACGTGATCTACTGAacataaaatttgctatgttacacacttgtaagacagagacaacaaatgttggtgt
The Metopolophium dirhodum isolate CAU chromosome 7, ASM1992520v1, whole genome shotgun sequence DNA segment above includes these coding regions:
- the LOC132949195 gene encoding LOW QUALITY PROTEIN: THAP domain-containing protein 6-like (The sequence of the model RefSeq protein was modified relative to this genomic sequence to represent the inferred CDS: inserted 2 bases in 1 codon), giving the protein MSTRSGGSNCAIATCDLYSGKTKQIGMTDISFHRFPKDPDVQKIWTLKCKQXDSWNPSKSYICSKHFKSEDFVRDLKSELMGIKTVRRLKPGSVPTLNLPTCLSSETQRALEHRSRIKSKSLKESHDQLIATTLDTERMVSKVIFDEANNFANNDQNCNPNYEEMYNELSKVIKEHQNLKN